Proteins found in one Paenibacillus borealis genomic segment:
- the nrdF gene encoding class 1b ribonucleoside-diphosphate reductase subunit beta: MSAIKAVNWNRPDDDYSLMFWNQNIMQFWTDDEIPLSDDKMSWLTLSEIEKDSYMKVLGGLTLLDTIQGGVGMPQIMEHVDGLQRKAVLGFMGMMEQIHAKSYSSIFTTLASTEEIDGIFRWVEDNTFLQFKAETISEYYKKIESPKDLYLAMAASVLLESYLFYSGFFYPLYLAGQGKMTCSGEIIDLILRDESIHGVYVGVLAQEIFEELSEDDQRDVYQTLVGLLRLLHANEEQYTEQIYAQIGLVDEVKAFLRYNANKAMMNLGLDPLFEEEEINPIVQNGISTHTKQHDFFSKKGNGYVRAMNVEPLRDEDFRF; the protein is encoded by the coding sequence ATGAGCGCAATCAAAGCCGTGAACTGGAACCGTCCCGACGACGACTACTCGCTGATGTTCTGGAATCAGAATATTATGCAGTTCTGGACCGACGACGAAATTCCATTATCCGATGACAAAATGTCCTGGCTCACGCTGAGCGAGATCGAAAAGGACTCTTATATGAAGGTGCTGGGCGGACTGACCCTGCTCGATACCATCCAGGGCGGCGTCGGCATGCCGCAGATTATGGAGCATGTGGACGGCTTGCAGCGCAAGGCGGTCCTCGGCTTCATGGGGATGATGGAGCAGATCCATGCCAAGTCTTACAGCAGTATTTTTACAACACTGGCTTCAACCGAGGAGATCGACGGCATCTTCCGCTGGGTGGAGGACAATACGTTCCTGCAATTCAAGGCCGAGACCATCTCGGAATATTACAAGAAGATCGAGTCGCCCAAAGACCTCTATCTGGCAATGGCTGCCTCTGTTCTGCTGGAAAGCTACTTGTTCTACAGCGGCTTCTTCTACCCGCTCTATCTGGCCGGCCAGGGCAAAATGACCTGCAGCGGCGAGATCATCGACCTGATCCTGCGGGATGAGAGCATCCACGGCGTCTACGTCGGCGTGCTCGCCCAGGAGATCTTCGAGGAGCTGTCCGAAGACGATCAGCGTGATGTCTACCAGACTCTGGTCGGACTGCTGCGTCTGCTGCATGCCAACGAGGAGCAGTACACCGAGCAAATCTACGCCCAGATCGGGCTTGTAGATGAAGTGAAGGCCTTCCTGCGCTACAACGCCAACAAGGCGATGATGAACCTGGGGCTTGATCCGCTGTTCGAAGAGGAAGAGATCAACCCGATCGTCCAGAACGGGATCAGCACCCACACCAAGCAGCATGACTTTTTCTCCAAAAAAGGCAACGGCTACGTCCGTGCGATGAACGTGGAGCCTTTGCGGGATGAGGATTTCCGGTTTTAG
- a CDS encoding alpha/beta fold hydrolase: MAIHYQEYGDRSADTLMLFLHGGGVSGWMWDRQVGAFARYHCAVPDLPGHGLSTEEPAFSIRSSAAELLQWIEDNAGGKKVVVTGFSLGAQVLVQMLSIRPALIDYAIINSALVRPISYAAKLIGPAARITFPLIKYRWFSRLQAKTLYLGDEYLERYYAESCRMQPETLITVLKENMSFSIPAGFNEAAGKILVTVGGQEKAVMKHSAEDLVAANPHCVGVIIPGVGHGVSLAKPELFNGLVEAWMHDRDLPEGYIKIAADPRLK; encoded by the coding sequence TTGGCTATTCATTATCAGGAATATGGGGACCGGAGCGCGGATACTCTGATGCTCTTCTTACATGGCGGCGGTGTGAGCGGCTGGATGTGGGATCGGCAGGTGGGGGCTTTCGCCCGCTATCATTGCGCGGTTCCAGATCTGCCCGGACACGGGTTAAGTACGGAGGAGCCTGCATTCTCTATCCGCAGCAGCGCAGCAGAACTCCTCCAATGGATAGAAGACAACGCTGGCGGCAAGAAGGTTGTCGTTACAGGCTTTTCGCTGGGCGCACAGGTGTTGGTTCAAATGCTGAGTATAAGACCTGCACTCATCGACTATGCCATCATTAACAGTGCTTTGGTCAGACCGATCTCGTACGCTGCAAAGTTGATCGGACCTGCCGCCAGAATAACTTTTCCGCTGATTAAGTACCGATGGTTCTCCAGGCTTCAGGCTAAGACATTATATCTGGGCGATGAATACTTGGAGCGGTATTATGCCGAGAGCTGCCGGATGCAGCCTGAGACTCTGATCACAGTGCTGAAAGAGAATATGTCGTTCAGTATTCCAGCCGGGTTCAATGAGGCCGCAGGCAAAATATTGGTTACTGTAGGCGGGCAGGAAAAAGCTGTGATGAAGCATTCCGCCGAGGATCTTGTCGCTGCGAATCCCCACTGTGTTGGCGTGATAATTCCCGGGGTTGGGCACGGTGTCTCTCTGGCGAAGCCAGAGCTTTTCAACGGACTGGTGGAAGCCTGGATGCACGATAGGGATCTGCCCGAGGGATACATAAAAATTGCAGCCGATCCCCGCCTGAAATAA